One Mangrovimonas cancribranchiae DNA segment encodes these proteins:
- a CDS encoding glutamate synthase subunit beta, protein MGKTTGFLEYKREDEGYLKVEKRLKNYKEFTVPLKEEKLKNQGARCMDCGIPFCHSGCPLGNLIPDFNDKVYKGRWKEAAQILHATNNFPEFTGRLCPAPCEEACVLGINEDPVTIENIEKNIAEVAFKEGWVEAHPPKHRTGKKVAVVGSGPSGLAAAQQLNRAGHLVTVFERDAKVGGLLRYGIPDFKLEKKVIDRRIKILEDEGITFKTNAHVGQNISVETIKADFDAILLCGGATVRRNIPIKGNHLKGVHQAMEFLKKNNQYVDGLIGEDEIISAKDKKVIVIGGGDTGSDCIGTSNRHGATSVTNFEILSKPTKGRPAHQPWPYWPMRLKTTTSHKEGVERFFSISTKEFLGDKNGNLVGLKTVEVEWIFKEGERPELKELPGTEQTWDCDLALLALGFTGAEKTLAEQFGLEMDFRTNIKATEKDYATNVKGIFTAGDMRRGQSLIVWAISEGRQAAHHVDAFLMGKSNLPLKEEGDLPRV, encoded by the coding sequence ATGGGAAAGACAACAGGGTTTTTAGAATATAAAAGAGAGGACGAAGGTTATTTAAAAGTAGAAAAACGTCTTAAAAATTATAAAGAATTTACAGTGCCTTTAAAAGAGGAAAAACTCAAAAATCAAGGCGCTAGATGTATGGATTGTGGTATTCCGTTTTGTCATAGCGGTTGTCCGTTGGGTAATTTAATTCCGGATTTTAACGATAAAGTCTATAAAGGGCGATGGAAAGAAGCAGCACAAATTTTACATGCAACTAATAACTTTCCAGAGTTTACAGGTCGTTTGTGTCCAGCACCTTGTGAAGAAGCATGCGTTTTAGGTATTAACGAAGACCCAGTAACCATTGAAAATATTGAAAAAAATATTGCTGAAGTCGCCTTTAAAGAAGGTTGGGTAGAAGCACATCCGCCAAAACATCGTACGGGTAAAAAAGTTGCTGTTGTAGGTTCTGGACCATCAGGTTTAGCAGCAGCTCAGCAATTAAATAGAGCAGGACATTTGGTAACGGTTTTTGAGCGCGACGCAAAAGTTGGCGGTTTGTTGCGTTACGGTATTCCCGACTTTAAGTTAGAAAAGAAAGTCATTGATAGGCGTATTAAAATTCTTGAAGACGAAGGCATAACATTCAAAACCAATGCTCATGTTGGACAAAATATAAGTGTCGAAACGATTAAAGCAGATTTTGATGCGATTCTTTTATGTGGCGGCGCGACAGTTAGGCGAAATATTCCTATAAAAGGAAACCATCTAAAAGGTGTGCATCAAGCAATGGAATTTCTAAAGAAAAACAACCAATATGTTGATGGATTGATAGGTGAAGATGAAATTATTTCAGCTAAAGACAAAAAAGTAATCGTCATTGGTGGTGGCGATACTGGTAGCGATTGTATAGGTACAAGTAATCGTCATGGTGCAACATCTGTAACAAATTTTGAGATTTTAAGTAAACCAACCAAAGGTCGTCCAGCACATCAACCTTGGCCTTATTGGCCTATGCGCTTAAAAACTACAACATCACATAAAGAAGGTGTAGAGCGCTTTTTTAGTATTTCTACTAAAGAGTTTTTAGGTGATAAAAACGGAAATTTAGTTGGTTTAAAAACGGTTGAAGTCGAATGGATTTTTAAAGAAGGCGAAAGACCAGAACTAAAAGAATTACCTGGAACAGAACAAACTTGGGACTGCGATTTAGCATTGTTAGCACTTGGTTTTACTGGTGCCGAAAAAACTTTAGCAGAACAATTTGGTTTAGAAATGGATTTTAGAACCAACATCAAAGCAACCGAAAAAGATTATGCAACTAATGTAAAAGGTATTTTTACTGCAGGAGATATGCGTCGTGGTCAGTCGTTAATTGTCTGGGCAATTTCCGAAGGTCGTCAAGCAGCACATCACGTAGATGCCTTTTTAATGGGAAAATCTAATTTACCATTAAAAGAAGAAGGCGATTTACCTAGAGTGTAA
- a CDS encoding GLPGLI family protein produces the protein MKKTKPTIVLFAALIALLSNTIFAQNIHGQATYHYKTTIDINKMRSRQLSEQQKKIIANRMKHVLEKTYVLNFNQSESVYIEENSNQQEGFEMMTDGSSFKKMYKNIEESKLLVEQKFFGETFLIDDSLTEIEWKTGEETKQIGEHTCNKATIVNHVVQEDGTSVATTITAWYAKEIPVSQGPSEYWGLPGLILEVSTDKISILCSKLTLNPSEGTEIIKPIDGKKVTKDQYAEIVKKKLTEIRKL, from the coding sequence ATGAAAAAAACTAAACCTACTATTGTTTTATTTGCTGCTCTTATTGCATTATTATCAAACACTATTTTCGCTCAAAATATTCATGGACAAGCGACTTATCACTATAAAACGACCATTGATATAAATAAAATGAGAAGCCGACAATTAAGTGAACAACAAAAAAAGATAATAGCCAACCGTATGAAGCATGTGTTGGAGAAAACGTATGTGCTAAATTTTAATCAATCAGAATCAGTATACATCGAAGAAAATTCTAATCAACAAGAAGGCTTTGAAATGATGACAGATGGCTCATCTTTTAAAAAAATGTATAAAAATATTGAAGAGAGTAAGCTTCTTGTGGAGCAAAAATTTTTTGGAGAGACATTTTTAATAGATGATTCTTTAACAGAAATAGAATGGAAAACAGGTGAAGAAACCAAGCAAATAGGGGAACATACCTGTAATAAAGCAACTATTGTAAATCATGTCGTGCAAGAGGATGGTACTTCTGTAGCAACAACTATTACAGCTTGGTATGCTAAGGAAATACCAGTAAGTCAAGGGCCATCAGAATATTGGGGGTTACCAGGCTTAATTTTAGAGGTGAGTACAGATAAAATTTCTATTCTGTGTTCTAAATTAACTCTGAATCCTTCAGAAGGTACAGAAATTATAAAACCTATTGATGGAAAAAAAGTTACTAAAGACCAGTATGCTGAGATAGTAAAAAAGAAATTGACAGAAATACGAAAACTATAA
- the metK gene encoding methionine adenosyltransferase has protein sequence MPYLFTSESVSEGHPDKIADQISDALIDNFLAFDKDSKVACETLVTTGQVILAGEVKSNTYLDVQQIARDVINKIGYTKGEYMFDGNSCGVLSAIHEQSDDINRGVDRNNKEEQGAGDQGMMFGYATKETDNYMPLALDLSHTILKELAALRRENKEITYLRPDSKAQVTIEYSDDNVPQRIDAIVVSTQHDNFDEDDTMLRKIREDIKRILIPRVIAKLPKHIQTLFNDNIKYHINPTGKFVIGGPHGDTGLTGRKIIVDTYGGKGAHGGGAFSGKDPSKVDRSAAYATRHIAKNLVAAGVCDEILVQVSYAIGVVEPMGIFVDTYQTSKVNLTDGEIAQKVSEIFDMRPAAIENRLNLRQPMYSETAAYGHMGRKNETVKKTFTQPNGESTSLDVELFTWEKLDYVDTIKQAFNL, from the coding sequence ATGCCATATTTATTCACATCTGAAAGTGTTTCTGAAGGACACCCAGATAAAATAGCAGATCAAATAAGCGATGCCCTAATTGATAACTTCCTCGCTTTTGACAAAGATTCTAAAGTAGCCTGTGAAACTCTAGTTACCACTGGTCAAGTTATCTTAGCTGGTGAAGTTAAATCGAACACTTATTTAGACGTTCAACAAATAGCCAGAGATGTTATAAACAAAATAGGCTATACAAAAGGCGAATATATGTTCGACGGGAATTCTTGCGGTGTACTCTCGGCTATTCACGAACAATCTGACGACATAAATCGCGGTGTTGATCGCAACAACAAAGAAGAACAAGGCGCGGGAGATCAAGGTATGATGTTTGGTTATGCCACCAAAGAAACCGATAACTACATGCCATTAGCATTAGATTTATCGCATACTATTTTAAAAGAATTAGCAGCTTTACGAAGAGAAAATAAAGAAATCACCTATTTACGCCCAGATTCGAAAGCACAGGTAACAATAGAATATAGCGATGATAATGTACCGCAACGCATAGACGCTATTGTTGTTTCTACGCAGCACGATAATTTTGATGAAGACGACACGATGCTACGTAAAATTCGTGAGGATATTAAACGTATTTTAATTCCGCGAGTTATAGCTAAACTTCCAAAACATATACAAACTTTATTTAACGACAACATTAAATATCATATAAACCCTACCGGAAAATTTGTTATTGGTGGACCTCATGGTGACACAGGCTTAACAGGACGAAAGATTATCGTAGATACTTATGGCGGAAAAGGCGCTCATGGTGGTGGTGCTTTTTCCGGGAAAGATCCTAGTAAAGTAGATAGAAGTGCTGCTTATGCCACAAGACATATTGCTAAAAATTTAGTTGCAGCAGGTGTTTGCGATGAAATTCTAGTGCAAGTAAGTTACGCCATTGGTGTTGTAGAACCTATGGGGATTTTTGTTGACACATACCAAACTAGCAAGGTAAACTTAACAGATGGTGAAATAGCTCAAAAAGTTTCTGAAATTTTTGATATGCGTCCTGCAGCCATTGAAAATAGACTAAACCTAAGACAACCTATGTATAGCGAAACAGCAGCTTATGGCCACATGGGAAGAAAAAATGAAACTGTTAAAAAAACTTTTACACAACCTAACGGAGAAAGCACCAGCTTAGATGTTGAGCTTTTTACTTGGGAAAAACTTGATTATGTTGACACCATAAAACAAGCATTCAACCTATAA
- the ilvD gene encoding dihydroxy-acid dehydratase produces the protein MSQLNKYSKTVTQDPTQPAAQAMLHAIGLTKEDFYKPIIGIASTGYEGNPCNMHLNDLAKLAKQGTKNEDVVGLIFNTIGVSDGISMGTPGMRYSLPSRDIIADSMETVVQAMSYDGLITVVGCDKNMPGALMAMIRLDRPSILVYGGTIDSGCHNGKKLDVVSAFEAWGSKVAGTMNESEYQNIVEKACPGAGACGGMYTANTMASAIEALGMTLPFNSSNPATGEEKKQEAIKAGEAMRLLIEKDIKPSDIITRKSLENAIRLVTILGGSTNAVLHFLAIARAANINFTLKDFQNISDNTPFLADLKPSGKYLMEDVHRVGGIPAVLKYLLNKGLIHGDCLTVTGKTLAENLFDIEDLTEGQDVIKPIEEPIKISGHLRMLYGNLAEDGSVAKITGKEGLRFRGKAKVFEGEYAANDGIRDGKVEKGDVVVIRYEGPKGGPGMPEMLKPTAAIMGAGLGKDVALITDGRFSGGTHGFVVGHITPEAQDGGTIALVKNGDFITIDAETNSIQLEVSEEELSQRKQSWIAPELKFNRGVLYKYAKTVSSASKGCVTDEF, from the coding sequence ATGAGTCAACTAAATAAATACAGTAAAACAGTAACACAAGATCCTACGCAACCAGCTGCACAAGCCATGTTGCACGCCATAGGATTAACCAAAGAAGATTTTTATAAACCCATTATTGGTATTGCAAGTACAGGTTATGAAGGTAATCCGTGCAACATGCACTTAAATGACTTAGCAAAATTAGCTAAGCAAGGCACAAAAAATGAAGACGTTGTAGGCTTAATTTTTAATACCATTGGTGTAAGTGATGGTATTTCTATGGGTACACCAGGTATGCGATATTCTTTGCCGTCACGAGATATTATTGCCGACTCTATGGAAACCGTTGTGCAAGCTATGAGTTATGATGGACTAATAACCGTTGTTGGTTGTGACAAAAATATGCCAGGCGCATTAATGGCGATGATTCGATTAGATAGACCAAGTATTTTGGTGTATGGAGGAACTATTGATTCTGGTTGCCATAACGGAAAAAAACTAGACGTCGTTTCCGCTTTCGAAGCTTGGGGAAGCAAAGTCGCTGGTACAATGAATGAAAGCGAATATCAAAATATAGTTGAAAAAGCTTGTCCTGGCGCTGGTGCTTGTGGCGGAATGTACACAGCAAATACGATGGCGTCAGCAATCGAAGCTTTAGGAATGACATTACCTTTCAATTCATCAAATCCAGCAACTGGCGAAGAGAAAAAACAAGAAGCCATAAAAGCTGGCGAAGCGATGAGATTATTAATCGAAAAAGATATTAAACCAAGTGATATAATTACACGCAAATCTTTAGAAAACGCTATTCGTTTGGTGACTATTTTAGGCGGATCGACCAATGCAGTGCTTCACTTTTTGGCAATTGCACGAGCGGCGAATATTAATTTCACATTAAAAGATTTTCAAAATATCAGTGATAATACACCTTTTTTAGCCGATTTAAAACCTAGCGGAAAATACCTAATGGAAGACGTACATCGCGTTGGTGGTATTCCTGCTGTATTAAAATATCTGTTGAACAAAGGCTTAATCCATGGTGATTGTTTAACCGTTACCGGAAAAACGTTGGCAGAAAATTTATTTGATATTGAAGATTTAACCGAAGGTCAAGACGTGATAAAACCAATTGAAGAACCAATAAAAATTTCAGGACACTTGCGTATGTTGTATGGTAATTTAGCCGAAGACGGAAGTGTTGCAAAAATCACAGGAAAAGAAGGATTACGCTTTCGCGGAAAAGCAAAAGTATTTGAAGGTGAATATGCAGCAAACGATGGTATTAGAGATGGTAAAGTAGAAAAAGGAGATGTAGTTGTCATTAGATACGAAGGACCAAAAGGCGGACCAGGAATGCCAGAAATGCTTAAACCAACTGCTGCCATTATGGGTGCAGGTTTAGGTAAAGACGTAGCGTTAATTACCGATGGACGTTTTTCTGGCGGAACACACGGTTTTGTCGTTGGTCACATTACGCCAGAAGCTCAAGATGGTGGTACAATCGCATTAGTTAAAAATGGCGATTTTATCACAATAGATGCTGAAACCAATTCCATTCAACTTGAAGTTTCAGAAGAAGAATTATCACAAAGAAAACAATCATGGATAGCACCAGAATTAAAATTTAATCGTGGTGTCCTTTATAAATATGCTAAAACGGTGTCGTCTGCATCCAAAGGTTGTGTAACCGACGAGTTTTAG
- the gltB gene encoding glutamate synthase large subunit produces MEKQGLYLPEFEHDNCGAGFICSLTGSRSNDIIHKALEILVKLEHRGAVNADGKTGDGAGILIDVPHVFFKENCDFNLPELGSYAVGNMFLPKKENQMQYCINVFNDAINSQGLKILGWRNVPVDSSVLGQVAATAEPFIKQVFVGKASEEQTEFEFNLKLFAARKIAEHDIYGSKLSQASYFYFPSLSTKTIIYKGLLKPEDISLYYKDLINPLLDAKLALVHQRFSTNTFPTWDLAQPFRYMCHNGEINTRRGNVSRMFSREELMQSDWFGPDIKKIFPTVLNGKSDSAQMDMVVEFLLMTGRSLPEVMMMLVPEAWEKYKDMSDEKKAFYEFNSCLMEPWDGPASIPFTDGNYIGAVLDRNGLRPSRYTVTKSGYVIMSSETGVMDIKPENVEYHGRLEPGKMFLVDMNEGRIVNDEEIKNKIVSKYPYRKWLDKNLTRLKDIKYSDYQITHNEIELNTRQQIFGYTKEDVNTIILPMASKAKEPIGSMGSDAPIAVLSERPQLIYNYFKQLFAQVTNPPLDGIREEMITDISLTLGRDYNLFDINEKHCRKLKIQNPVISKQDLDKLINYKGKEDYNVEVISMLYDVNERTNGLEKALERLVQQASKAIDNGVSIIVLSDRNVTQGKAPIPALLACSYVNHGLYGLGKRSKASLIIESAEPREVHHFALLFGFGASAINPYMVNEIIESHLPDLNLEFEEAIRNYNKSVGQGILKVMNKIGISTLNSYRGAQLFECIGINSNVVNKYFPNTPTRIEGVGLMELEKEIYKRYQVAFETQDIAGDLDLQIGGEYRWRRNGEKHMFNPLSVAKLQQAVRENNPTTYKEYSELVNNQSKALMTIRGMFEFTNYDPIPIEEVEPWTEIVKRFKTGAMSYGSISKEAHENLAIAMNRIGGKSNSGEGGEDETRFYKDAAGDWKNSAIKQVASGRFGVTSNYLSNAKEIQVKIAQGAKPGEGGQLPGPKVNPAIAKTRNSTPYVGLISPPPHHDIYSIEDLSQLIYDLKSANREARINVKLVSEVGVGTVAAGVVKAKADVILISGFDGGTGASPLTSLKHAGLPWELGIAEAQQTLVMNDLRNRVVLECDGQLKTGRDVAIACLLGAEEFGFATAPLVASGCVMMRVCHLNTCPVGIATQNPELRKKFKGKPEHVVNYMYFIAEELRQIMAKLGFRTVNEMVGQVQKLSRTKAIEHYKAKGLDLTPILHEVPVKSDTKRYNTTTQEHDLDKHLDFKIIEKSHPALFRKEKTVLESKITNRDRAFGAILSNEISKIYGAQGLPDNTLKINFTGAAGQSFGAFATKGLTLVINGNSNDYLGKGLSGAKIAVKVPDESTLVPEENIIIGNVALYGATSGEAYINGKAGERFCVRNSGASAVVEGIGDHGCEYMTGGRAVILGEVGRNFGAGMSGGIAYIYDPKNTFEQHCNKEGLNLDPVETAEDISELKDLIENHYNATLSPLAQRILENWQTELPKFIKVLPEEYRQALIKIAEEQTVKA; encoded by the coding sequence ATGGAAAAGCAAGGGTTATATTTGCCAGAATTTGAACACGATAATTGTGGAGCAGGATTTATTTGCAGTTTAACCGGAAGTCGTTCAAATGATATTATTCACAAAGCATTAGAGATTCTTGTTAAACTAGAGCATCGAGGAGCTGTAAATGCTGACGGAAAAACAGGTGATGGAGCAGGTATTTTAATTGATGTACCTCATGTGTTTTTTAAAGAGAACTGTGATTTTAATCTCCCAGAACTAGGTAGCTATGCCGTTGGTAATATGTTTTTACCAAAAAAGGAAAACCAAATGCAATATTGTATTAATGTTTTCAACGATGCTATAAATAGCCAAGGACTTAAAATTTTAGGTTGGAGAAATGTGCCTGTAGATAGTTCAGTTTTAGGGCAAGTTGCAGCAACTGCAGAGCCTTTTATAAAACAAGTGTTTGTTGGTAAGGCAAGTGAGGAACAAACAGAGTTTGAGTTCAACTTAAAACTTTTCGCAGCGCGTAAAATCGCAGAGCATGATATTTATGGCTCCAAACTGTCGCAAGCATCATATTTTTACTTTCCAAGCTTATCTACAAAAACGATTATATACAAAGGACTTTTAAAGCCGGAAGACATCAGTTTATACTATAAGGACCTAATAAATCCGTTATTGGATGCTAAACTGGCTTTGGTACATCAACGATTTTCAACCAATACATTCCCAACTTGGGATTTAGCACAACCGTTTCGTTATATGTGTCACAATGGTGAAATCAACACACGTCGAGGTAATGTGTCACGTATGTTTTCTCGTGAAGAACTCATGCAAAGCGATTGGTTTGGGCCAGATATAAAAAAGATTTTTCCAACGGTTTTAAATGGGAAATCAGATTCTGCCCAAATGGATATGGTTGTAGAGTTCTTATTAATGACTGGTCGTTCGCTTCCTGAAGTTATGATGATGTTGGTGCCAGAGGCATGGGAAAAATACAAGGACATGTCTGACGAGAAAAAAGCCTTCTACGAATTTAACTCTTGTTTAATGGAGCCTTGGGATGGTCCTGCATCTATTCCTTTTACTGATGGAAATTATATAGGTGCGGTTTTAGATAGAAACGGATTACGACCATCAAGATATACAGTTACAAAATCGGGTTACGTGATTATGTCTTCTGAAACTGGAGTTATGGATATCAAACCAGAAAATGTTGAATATCACGGGCGTTTAGAGCCAGGAAAAATGTTTTTGGTTGATATGAACGAAGGTCGTATTGTAAATGACGAAGAAATCAAAAATAAAATTGTTAGTAAGTATCCTTATCGTAAGTGGCTGGATAAAAATTTAACCAGATTAAAAGATATAAAGTATAGTGATTACCAAATTACGCACAACGAAATAGAGCTAAATACACGCCAGCAGATATTTGGATACACGAAAGAAGATGTAAATACCATTATTTTACCAATGGCTTCCAAAGCAAAAGAACCAATTGGTTCAATGGGTTCTGATGCACCAATTGCAGTATTATCAGAGCGTCCACAGTTAATTTATAATTATTTCAAGCAGTTATTTGCGCAGGTTACCAATCCGCCTTTGGACGGTATTCGAGAAGAAATGATTACAGATATCAGCTTAACACTTGGTCGCGATTATAATCTATTTGATATTAACGAAAAGCACTGTCGAAAATTAAAAATTCAAAATCCGGTTATTTCAAAACAAGATTTAGATAAACTCATTAATTACAAAGGCAAAGAAGATTATAATGTTGAGGTTATTTCAATGCTTTATGATGTTAATGAACGTACTAATGGTCTGGAAAAAGCACTTGAAAGATTGGTGCAACAAGCATCAAAAGCTATAGATAATGGCGTGAGTATTATTGTGCTTTCCGATAGAAATGTCACTCAAGGAAAAGCGCCAATTCCTGCTTTATTGGCTTGTTCTTATGTAAACCATGGTTTGTATGGTTTAGGTAAACGTTCAAAAGCGAGTTTGATAATTGAGTCTGCCGAACCTCGCGAAGTGCATCATTTTGCATTATTGTTTGGGTTTGGAGCTAGTGCAATCAATCCGTATATGGTAAATGAAATTATCGAAAGTCATTTACCGGATTTAAATTTAGAGTTTGAAGAAGCAATTCGAAATTACAACAAATCCGTTGGTCAGGGTATCTTAAAAGTGATGAACAAAATAGGAATTTCAACATTAAATTCTTATCGAGGCGCACAATTGTTTGAATGTATCGGAATCAACTCAAACGTCGTAAATAAATATTTCCCAAACACACCAACACGAATTGAAGGCGTTGGACTTATGGAACTTGAAAAAGAAATCTACAAACGTTATCAAGTAGCTTTTGAAACGCAGGATATTGCTGGCGATTTAGATTTGCAAATTGGTGGCGAATATCGTTGGAGGCGTAATGGCGAAAAACACATGTTTAATCCGTTATCGGTTGCAAAATTACAGCAAGCGGTTCGAGAAAATAACCCAACAACCTATAAAGAATATTCAGAGTTAGTGAACAATCAATCCAAGGCATTAATGACTATTCGCGGGATGTTTGAATTCACAAATTACGACCCAATTCCTATTGAAGAAGTTGAGCCTTGGACAGAAATCGTGAAGCGTTTTAAAACAGGAGCCATGTCTTATGGTTCCATCAGTAAAGAAGCTCATGAAAATTTAGCCATTGCAATGAATCGTATTGGCGGAAAAAGTAACTCTGGAGAAGGAGGCGAAGATGAAACACGCTTTTATAAAGATGCTGCTGGCGATTGGAAAAACAGCGCAATTAAGCAAGTAGCTTCTGGGCGTTTTGGAGTCACATCTAATTACTTAAGTAATGCCAAAGAAATTCAAGTAAAAATAGCACAAGGCGCAAAACCAGGTGAAGGCGGACAATTACCAGGGCCAAAAGTCAATCCGGCAATTGCCAAAACTAGAAATTCTACACCTTATGTAGGGCTGATTTCGCCACCGCCACATCACGATATTTATTCTATTGAAGATTTATCGCAACTTATTTACGATTTAAAATCGGCTAATAGAGAAGCGCGTATTAATGTAAAATTAGTATCTGAAGTTGGAGTAGGAACCGTTGCTGCTGGAGTTGTAAAAGCTAAAGCAGATGTAATTTTAATTTCAGGTTTTGATGGTGGAACAGGAGCATCACCATTAACTTCCTTAAAACACGCTGGTTTACCATGGGAATTAGGAATTGCCGAAGCGCAACAAACTTTGGTAATGAACGATTTGAGAAATCGTGTGGTTTTAGAATGCGATGGACAATTAAAAACAGGACGAGATGTAGCAATAGCTTGTTTGTTAGGCGCTGAAGAATTTGGGTTTGCAACGGCGCCTTTAGTAGCTTCCGGTTGTGTAATGATGCGGGTGTGTCATTTAAACACATGTCCTGTCGGAATAGCAACGCAAAATCCAGAGCTTCGTAAAAAGTTCAAAGGAAAACCAGAGCACGTAGTGAATTATATGTATTTCATTGCTGAAGAATTACGTCAAATTATGGCTAAGCTTGGTTTTAGAACTGTCAATGAAATGGTTGGTCAAGTACAAAAATTAAGTCGTACAAAAGCTATTGAACATTATAAAGCCAAAGGTTTGGATTTAACGCCAATTCTTCATGAAGTGCCGGTGAAATCTGATACAAAACGGTATAACACTACAACACAAGAACATGATTTAGATAAACATTTAGATTTTAAAATTATAGAAAAGTCACATCCAGCGTTGTTCCGTAAAGAAAAAACAGTTTTAGAGTCAAAAATCACCAATCGTGATCGCGCTTTCGGAGCAATTTTAAGTAACGAAATTTCAAAAATTTATGGCGCACAAGGTTTACCGGACAACACTTTAAAAATCAATTTTACAGGTGCTGCAGGACAAAGCTTTGGTGCGTTTGCAACAAAAGGTTTAACCTTGGTTATTAATGGTAACTCTAATGATTATTTAGGAAAAGGATTATCTGGTGCAAAAATAGCGGTAAAAGTTCCTGACGAGTCTACTTTAGTGCCTGAAGAAAACATAATCATTGGTAATGTAGCGCTTTACGGTGCAACATCTGGTGAAGCTTATATTAACGGAAAAGCGGGCGAGCGTTTTTGTGTGCGTAATTCAGGTGCAAGTGCTGTTGTAGAAGGTATTGGAGATCATGGTTGCGAATATATGACTGGCGGACGTGCAGTGATTTTAGGTGAAGTTGGCCGTAATTTTGGAGCAGGAATGAGTGGCGGAATTGCATATATCTACGATCCAAAAAATACCTTTGAGCAACATTGTAATAAAGAAGGATTAAATCTTGATCCAGTTGAAACTGCTGAAGATATTTCAGAATTAAAAGACTTAATAGAGAATCATTACAACGCAACATTAAGTCCGTTAGCACAACGTATTCTCGAAAATTGGCAAACAGAATTGCCAAAATTCATTAAGGTATTACCAGAAGAATACAGACAAGCATTAATAAAAATAGCAGAAGAGCAAACTGTAAAAGCGTAA
- a CDS encoding ammonium transporter translates to MYPIIFSSLLTNQEVLATKGDMGMLWILISGILVFFMQSGFTLVESGMTRSKNVVNIAMKNILDIAVGSLVYWLIGYSLMYGTSNGWIGWDGFMFNQGPADLFFQTVFCATAATIVSGAIAGRTKYSTYIVFSLVMTALIYPIAGGWQWNSNGWLANLDTPFIDFAGSSIVHSVGGWAALVGACIVGPRMGKYINGKPVIIPGHNKLLATLGVFILWLGWFGFNGGSQLAWGGNDAVSASMVILVTNLSASAGALGALFTTWFKDGKPNLDMTLNGALAGLVSITAGCGNMTEGGAVLAGLIGGILVVFSMEFIESKLKIDDAVGAVSVHGVAGAWGTLVIGLWGVDKGKGIGLFNGGGTAQLSSQAIGVLSYALWASIIAFVFFFILKKTMGLRVSKEEEIQGLDLSEHGTIAYPGKRQREIHD, encoded by the coding sequence ATGTACCCTATTATCTTTTCATCATTATTAACAAATCAAGAGGTTTTAGCAACAAAAGGAGACATGGGAATGTTATGGATACTTATTTCTGGTATTCTTGTATTCTTTATGCAATCTGGTTTTACTTTAGTAGAATCTGGCATGACACGATCAAAAAATGTTGTGAATATTGCTATGAAAAACATATTAGATATTGCCGTAGGTTCTCTAGTCTATTGGCTGATAGGATATTCGCTAATGTATGGCACCTCTAATGGCTGGATAGGATGGGACGGTTTTATGTTTAATCAAGGCCCTGCAGATTTATTTTTTCAAACAGTTTTTTGTGCTACAGCAGCAACTATAGTTTCTGGGGCTATTGCTGGCAGAACTAAATACTCTACTTACATTGTATTCTCTTTAGTTATGACAGCCCTAATTTATCCCATAGCTGGCGGTTGGCAATGGAACAGTAATGGCTGGTTAGCCAATCTTGATACACCTTTTATTGATTTTGCAGGATCTTCTATTGTTCACTCAGTTGGTGGCTGGGCTGCTTTAGTAGGCGCCTGCATTGTTGGCCCAAGAATGGGAAAATATATTAACGGCAAACCTGTAATAATACCTGGTCATAATAAACTATTAGCCACATTAGGCGTTTTTATACTTTGGTTAGGTTGGTTTGGCTTTAATGGTGGTTCACAACTTGCTTGGGGTGGCAATGATGCTGTTAGCGCATCAATGGTTATTTTGGTTACTAACTTATCAGCTAGCGCCGGAGCATTAGGAGCTCTTTTTACAACATGGTTTAAAGACGGAAAACCCAATCTAGACATGACACTTAATGGTGCTTTAGCAGGATTGGTAAGTATAACAGCTGGATGTGGTAATATGACTGAAGGTGGCGCTGTATTAGCTGGCCTAATTGGCGGTATTCTTGTGGTATTCTCGATGGAATTTATAGAAAGCAAACTTAAAATTGACGATGCCGTAGGCGCAGTATCAGTTCACGGTGTTGCCGGAGCATGGGGAACACTCGTTATAGGACTTTGGGGTGTTGACAAAGGTAAAGGAATTGGATTATTTAATGGAGGTGGCACTGCGCAACTTAGTTCTCAGGCCATAGGTGTGTTATCATATGCTTTATGGGCGTCAATTATTGCATTTGTGTTCTTCTTTATACTAAAAAAGACTATGGGTCTTCGTGTTTCTAAAGAAGAAGAAATACAAGGATTAGACCTTTCAGAACACGGCACAATAGCGTATCCTGGGAAACGACAAAGAGAAATTCATGATTAA